The segment GTGTCGACCTTCTCGAGGACGCTGGGCAGAGCATGAGTCCTATGGTGGACGTGGGACAAATGGAGGGTGCCTTTGTCATGGGCCTCGGCTACTGGCTCTACGAGGAATTGGTCTACGATCACTACACTGGGCGACTTTTAACAAACTCAACTTGGGTAAGTGGAATTAAATtaccaatcaaaattaaatattgattatcATGCTGAATCTAGAATTACAAAATTCCTGGCGCGAAGGATATACCTGCTGATTTTAGAGTTTACTTCAGGAAGAACTCCAAAAATCCAAACGGTGTTTTGAATTCCAAGGGTGAGTGCTCCTGCTGTGCCAATCGCgtgatttttacaatataGTTCTAGCTACTGGAGAGCCGCCGCTGAACATGAGTATTgcggcgtattttgcgatcaCACATGCGCTGAACTCTGCGAGAAAAGATGCTGGTGCGCCAGCCGGTTACTTCCAACTtagtaagaaaattaatttggctatATTATacaaatcatttaaatcaCTATTCTTTTAGAACCTCCAGCCACTGCAGAGCACATCTTTATCACAAGTCTCACGGATGAAAAggatttcaaactttttgagGAAGACGAAGAATAatcaaaaccaatttatttattacagatTTATTACAGGGAAATGGTGAAGTtcttgattgaaataaattagataaaatagcaaatcaactcttattgttagaataaacaatattcaCCTTTggtaaatatgtaaattttgtagGCCTTCTTCCAATTTTCGCAAGTACCTCATTATCTATGTTAATTTGATACTTCAAGGCCAATTCACGAATGAAAAAGGTGTAGAACAGTTTTATGTTTAATTGCAACTGCCTTTTTCGCGGTGCACTCTGTGGCAAAGgtttgttttccaaaattcccCACAAATGTGAAAGGAAAATCGAGTCAAGCACGAAAAATCTGTAGCCATCCAGATGCATCTCAAGTGCCTGAGAAgagtacaaaatttattacacaatTGGGAAAAACACTCACAAATGCAGGTACCTGTGTATTTCTCGTCATTCCATAGCCAATGTAGCGTTCGTCAAATTTAGGACTTCCGTGCCTTGTGACATAGACTGGTTcgtagtaaaaattgaaatccacAGGAAGAGCAATGTCAACGTCGGGCAGGAGCGGCAGCTTTTCCCAAACACTCAAATTCGAGCTCAGCTGATTAGGTGCGAAGATCGTTATGTGATAAATCTGGGCTTTCTTCTCTGCAAGGTACTGTAGCAACGCTGCCTTGCTTTCAGGCACTCGTCCcttcatattttcaatttcgtaAACGGGAAAGACGAAGGCACACTTTTCGCAGTTTCTTGCTTTGTCGGATTTTAAAAACCTGTTCAGTTTCGAATGCATGCTTTCGGAGTTGGGTAGCGTATCCGGAAACACCATGTCCACGTCGGGACACAGCACCCACTCGGTCTTGCAGAACCTCCTGGCCAGGTTCCGCATCGCGTTTTGAGGGTAACGCAGGTTTTCCACTTCTTTCTTATCTTCGTCGCTCACTTCGGCGAGGAGCAAGTTGGTAATTTGCACTCCCGTCACggagcaattaaatttccgGCGCAGAAAGTGCAGGTACTTTAGTGTAGGTGGAATTTCCTTTGGAAGCGACAAATGCCAGGAAATCTGGAATATAAAGTAGCCATAACTCAAACCGaattaataaaccaaattaatagaaatgtcttaagaaaggaaaattaaaatttctcattccagcattttgtagatttttccTGTTACTCAAATTAAACCTAAAATTTTGCTGCCATCTGTCCGTTCTTTATTCcattaacattattttaaaactcttaATATCATTACCTGATCTCGCATGCTAGCGTGGCACATTCTTAAGTGTTTAATATACACGATTGCGATGAAATATTCGTAAGAAGGTGCGAACAGCGCTAGAGAAATCATTCCTTTCCAGTTTTTGATGAATTGAAAGATTTTCTTTATCGCGTCCACGGTGCCGTGCGTAGCCACGCAAGCTGCctcctttaatttttaaatgtaaataattgtctttaaaatcataatttaatgctCACTTTTGAAAGCTCTAGATATTTGTCGGCAAGAAAAACGTTGGCatagtttttgtattttccccGTTCATCATAATGACCGTCGAGCAAAGAATTCTCGAGAATTGTTTCTAAGTCTTTGTCGCTTACGTTGCTAAAGCTGCCACCATCGAATAATTTTCGAGGCTTTCTCCGCGTAGCAAGCAGCGGCGATGTTGGCTTTTCTATTGAGCGTTTGCCCCGCATGGATTTTTCACGGACTTCCAAAATAGGCTGCAATAAAAAGAGAATATTAGACCGAAATTTGAATGCCATTGAGAAATACTGCACAATCACACAGTAGCGATTTATTATCCTACTGTAACTGTCATAATATATCATATCGCACTGGTGGTGAAGAAAATTTATCACTCAGCAGATAATATATTTGCGTTTTTCGCAAGCTGATAAATCTTAAACTGACACGAAAAGCAATACAACTTTTGAAATAAGATCAAATTCCTCATTGCTAAATTTTGTGTCTTATTGTCCGTTTAACTCTTTTGAATTGCAATCAAATGGTcacaatattttgtgattgatttGCTCCTTAagtatttcgatttttaaaatagttattgAAAAACGTTGCTCAttacaaaaaacatttttcctttcattttgTATGCCCGAGTCAAATTTGGTCTTTCAGGATATAAAATTTAGCTTTCGTTGAATATGTTTTTGCAGTGTTGGATGTGACAATTATTGAAGTTTAGTAACTGTGTACAGTCACTTAAGTGACATCAAAACCCGCCGGAAGGAATTAAATTACGATAGCCTGCATGCATTGAGggtgaattcaattttaaaattgtcatatagaaaaacaaaagacatttttaaatggaatatgatttttagtttttcgaTTTGCTAATCTcccaaaatgtaatttaattaattatttttatattcaaatatatatttaaaaaaattctgtatTAAATGCAGCcgcaaaagaacaaaattttaatgaaaatgaactCAATGGGCTTACCTTACGTTCCACTTCTTTGAAGTTAATAATAGTTGAGTAGAATGTAAGTAAGAGCATGCCGCCCAAAACTAAATATCTTAGAAGCAACCGTGCCATTGCAGCCGCCGCACAAACCAATGCGTCAGGTTTTCGACTCTCCCGACTGTAAAAGTGACCATGCAAACGTGTCtgggctgttttttttttatcatcacGGCATTATTCGCGAAACAATCTCATGTGCAATGATAAGTCTGCATAAGCAGTCTTTCCTTGTTACTCTCGTTATCCTCACTCTCATAAACCATTTGTGTCACACATGTATAAATGTTCATTGTTTTGTATGAAAGGTGAAACTTTTGGCTTTTATAGTTGCAATGATAAAAATCTTTCCTTTCAGCTTCATCAGgaataatgttttgaaataatttttattatataattgaaaatcggGCATGGTAATCACAGTAAATTCATTGcttgggaaaatttaatttctttctttgctgGTGTCTGAGACGAATTTTGACTACAGCGAAGAGTAGAGAGAATAAGGAAAAATGTGAGTGATACAGAATACAGCAATGCGCGTTTTAAAAGGTGCATAAAAAGAACCAGAATAGCACGAATGTTGGAAATAATGCTAAACTGGTTAACGATTTTTGACCGAAAAATAATTGCGTAAAATTGACTGGTATTGGTAAAAAAtagtaacaaatttaaaacgggAAAGATCCTGTCTCCCTTTTTGAGGAAACTCAACCTGTAAGTAGTGTTCGTAGCTACAAAACTCGGTCTGGTAGCAATTTCTGTACTAGCCAAAACAAATAGTAGGGAATCTCTTTATAGTGCTGgattaaaacttttcaaactttattACCAGGAATAGATTTTGATCACCAAAGAGTTGAAACTAATTGTAAAGAATATGTGAAAACGACGATCAATGATTTGTGAATTTCTTTAAGTATATTTGTGTAATTCGAATTTATGTATAAATGTAACGGAATAGTTCCTCGAAactattaaaatacaaaaacaactAAATCAGCAACAATgttaaacataaaataaaaaatttctcttgGAGAAGTTGCTATATCCGACAAAACCTTTCATCCCTAAAATTCTTTGGTGAAAATTatctgattgaaaaatatagacACATAATTTCTCAGCATGACTTctgtttttattgcattttatacACGATTTTTACATCCGGTGCGGTCGTTCGATTTGCCGGTATTTACAGAAATAGTGAAATCACTTATTTCTTCAGCGCTTTGGTGGCGAGGTCGATGGCGCGCTGCAGGGCCTCAGGGATGGGAGGAGGGGTGGGCAGGTGGTCACCTCTGGCCTGGAATCCGTTTTCGTCAGCCGTGTAAGTGATGGAGAACTTCTGGCCAGTGACTTTGTCGGTGAAGCTGAAGCTGCCCTCTGCAACTTGGATTTCGGTGTTTTCGGGGTCGCTAGGCGCGGGGTTGGGCTTGACGAAGCCCTTCTCGTCGACGGTAATTCCGTTTGATGTTTCGTAGCTGCaatgcacaattttaaatttaattaaaatttgtttcactgATGTAAAAATTCGTAATcagaaaattagcaatttttt is part of the Cloeon dipterum chromosome 1, ieCloDipt1.1, whole genome shotgun sequence genome and harbors:
- the LOC135934739 gene encoding beta-1,4-glucuronyltransferase 1-like yields the protein MARLLLRYLVLGGMLLLTFYSTIINFKEVERKPILEVREKSMRGKRSIEKPTSPLLATRRKPRKLFDGGSFSNVSDKDLETILENSLLDGHYDERGKYKNYANVFLADKYLELSKEAACVATHGTVDAIKKIFQFIKNWKGMISLALFAPSYEYFIAIVYIKHLRMCHASMRDQISWHLSLPKEIPPTLKYLHFLRRKFNCSVTGVQITNLLLAEVSDEDKKEVENLRYPQNAMRNLARRFCKTEWVLCPDVDMVFPDTLPNSESMHSKLNRFLKSDKARNCEKCAFVFPVYEIENMKGRVPESKAALLQYLAEKKAQIYHITIFAPNQLSSNLSVWEKLPLLPDVDIALPVDFNFYYEPVYVTRHGSPKFDERYIGYGMTRNTQALEMHLDGYRFFVLDSIFLSHLWGILENKPLPQSAPRKRQLQLNIKLFYTFFIRELALKYQINIDNEVLAKIGRRPTKFTYLPKVNIVYSNNKS
- the LOC135934041 gene encoding endocuticle structural glycoprotein SgAbd-3-like, which produces MYKLAICLALFAVAFARPQEDKDATALRHEQDGPNVDGSYKYSYETSNGITVDEKGFVKPNPAPSDPENTEIQVAEGSFSFTDKVTGQKFSITYTADENGFQARGDHLPTPPPIPEALQRAIDLATKALKK